From a single Cyprinus carpio isolate SPL01 chromosome A3, ASM1834038v1, whole genome shotgun sequence genomic region:
- the LOC109061695 gene encoding synembryn-A-like, translating into MPVDVEKIIQFIKQGDQDNVQIHLDDYNTEYSQCFFFDVEEKERKKQRELEEFRRNKVREFVPDSDSDLDSDENDQDLVLRRRLAAALIWFIRMRLQPGVLRVCLRTLRIISRDRKALAPLITDYAILTLARLGGISALPSWPEEEEAEWGSSHSDITPENETETHLDNNGSNAQHPTCFREGDDSVSVFAACAESLVCEGGVQINPVNVTSNGNVGRETQNDRHEENERRDGVCGLLTRGKRDARGEKDEEEGHDDGEVWRKEAMKALCNVIYNSPKAQERACILRLLHGLSERLKDGIHSSSPPSGQFYELRLLFLLTALRPELRKELCQERGVSMLTAALEQCLEVRWGETHEVLTDLTAPPVSKDVTQRALEILKTLFNITFSVHRQEVDEEAADLYRHLAAVLRHCLLVPCEGEDRKEELQGHTVNVLSALPLQCLDVLLSVRVSEGSKESGGVNMDCVHTLLLFMEKRMDRGHKMKEKLAPVLNLLTESSKAHRETRHYLRQQILPPLRDVEMRPEQGNTLRSKLVRLMTHVDTDIKQCAAELLFVLCKENVSRFVKYTGYGNAAGLLAARGLLNGRGPSPQPQYSSDSDSDTEEYRQAKDRINPVTGRVEEEQPDPMEGMTEEEKEAEALRLINMFNKLSRGKIIQPVGVTTDGKLAPLCGQTRHSAVEEEDEEEEEEDSETEQ; encoded by the exons atGCCTGTGGACGTGGAGAAgattattcagtttattaaacaAGGCGACCAGGACAATGTTCAGATACATCTGGATGATTACAACACTGAG TACTCACAATGTTTCTTTTTTGAtgtggaagaaaaagagagaaaaaag CAAAGAGAGCTGGAAGAG TTTCGCAGAAATAAAGTGAGAGAGTTTGTTCCAGACTCTGACTCAGATTTGGACTCTGATGAGAATGATCAAGATCTTGTTCTGCGGAGG AGGCTTGCTGCAGCTCTGATCTGGTTCATTCGTATGCGGCTACAGCCAGGCGTTTTGAGAGTGTGTCTGCGAACTCTGAGAATTATCTCACGTGATCGAAAGGCCTTGGCTCCCCTGATCACAGACTACGCCATTCTAACTCTTGCTCGACTCGGGGGCATCTCTGCCCTGCCTTCCTGGCCTGAAGAAGAGGAGGCTGAGTGGGGCTCCTCCCACAGTGACATCACTCCTGAGAATGAGACAGAGACACATCTGGATAATAATGGCAGCAATGCACAACACCCAACATGTTTCAGGGAGGGAGATGATTCAGTCAGTGTCTTTGCAGCCTGTGCTGAGTCTTTGGTCTGTGAAGGAGGTGTGCAGATCAACCCTGTGAATGTGACATCTAACGGTAATGTTGGGAGAGAAACACAAAACGACCGCCATGAAGAAAATGAAAGGAGAGATGGGGTCTGTGGGCTGTTGACAAGAGGAAAGAGAGATGCTAGAGGAGAGAAGGATGAAGAGGAGGGGCATGATGATGGAGAGGTCTGGAGGAAAGAGGCAATGAAGGCCCTGTGCAATGTCATCTACAACAGCCCGAAAGCACAAGAGAGAGCCTGCATCCTGAG GTTGCTCCATGGCCTGTCAGAAAGACTTAAAGATGGTATACATTCCTCATCACCTCCAAGTGGTCAATTTTATGAACTGCGGCTTCTCTTTCTGTTGACTGCTTTACGGCCTGAGCTTAGAAAAGAACTCTGCCAG GAGCGCGGCGTGTCCATGCTGACTGCTGCTCTGGAACAGTGTTTAGAAGTGCGCTGGGGAGAGACTCATGAGGTGCTGACTGACCTCACAGCACCCCCTGTGTCTAAGGATGTGACTCAGCGTGCCCTTGAGATTCTCAAGACCCTGTTCAACATTACCTTCAGTGTGCACAGACAGGAAGTAGATGAG GAGGCTGCAGATTTGTATCGTCACCTAGCTGCAGTCCTGCGTCACTGTCTACTCGTGCCCTGTGAGGGAGAGGACAGAAAAGAGGAGCTACAAGG ACACACAGTGAATGTGCTCTCAGCGCTCCCACTGCAGTGCCTAGATGTTCTGCTATCCGTTCGCGTATCTGAAGGTTCGAAGGAGTCCGGTGGGGTCAACATGGACTGTgttcacactctgctgctcttcATGGAGAAGAGAATGGACAGA GGCCATAAGATGAAGGAAAAGCTGGCTCCAGTGTTAAACCTGTTGACTGAGAGCAGCAAAGCACACAGGGAAACTAGGCACTATCTCAGACAGCAG ATCCTGCCTCCACTGAGAGACGTTGAGATGAGGCCTGAACAGGGGAACACATTGAGGAGCAAACTAGTGCGACTAATGACCCACGTGGACACTGATATCAAACAGTGTGCAGCTGAGCTTCTCTTTGTGCTCTGTAAAGAAAATG TGAGCAGGTTTGTGAAGTACACTGGTTACGGTAATGCAGCAGGGCTGCTGGCGGCACGGGGTCTTTTGAACGGCCGTGGCCCCTCTCCTCAACCGCAGTACTCCAGTGACTCTGACTCAGACACGGAGGAGTACAGACAGGCCAAGGACAGGATTAACCCTGTGACGGGACGGGTGGAGGAGGAACAGCCTGATCCTATGGAAGGAATGACTGAAGAAGAGAAAGAGGCAGAGGCGCTCAGACTCATAAATATGTTCAACAAGCTCTCACg AGGCAAAATCATTCAGCCAGTGGGAGTGACAACTGATGGCAAACTGGCGCCGCTCTGTGGCCAGACGAGGCACAGCGCCGTGGAGGAGGAGGacgaagaagaggaagaagaagataGTGAAACAGAGCAGTAA